The region TCGCGCGCACCGCCGGCATCGGTCAGGCGTGGGAGCCGCGTGCGTTCCCCGTCGAGTGCTTCTCGCTCGGCGGGCGGGGGATCGGTGTGCCGATCCGCGCGACCGTGCTCTCGTTCGGACCGACGCTGCTCGCGAAGGTGCTCGGCCTCAACGCGACCCAGGAGTCGAGCCTCGCGGTCGTCTTCGCGTACGCGGACGAGCAGCAGCTGCCGCTGCTCGACCTCGAGGACCTGCGCGAGCTGCTGCTGTGGCTCACCGGCGACGGCAAGCCGGAGCTGCGGAGGCTCGGCGGCGTCTCGACCCAGACGGCGGGCGTCATCCTGCGGGAGCTCACCGCCTTCAGCGAGCAGGGCGCCGATGTCTTCTTCGGCGAGCCGGAGTTCGACCCGCAGGACCTGCTGCGCACGAGCCCCGACGGCAGCGGAGTGATCAGCCTCCTCGAGCTGCCCGACGTCGCGAGTCAGCCCGCGCTGTTCTCGACCTTCCTCATGTGGCTCCTCGCCGACCTCTTCGAGGACCTCCCCGAGGTCGGCGATCTCGACAAGCCGAAGCTCGTGTTCTTCTTCGACGAGGCGCACCTGCTGTTCCGGGATGCGTCGAAGGACTTCCTGGCTGCCATCGTCCAGACCGTGCGGCTCATCCGCTCGAAGGGCGTGGGCATCGTCTTCGTCACCCAGTCGCCGAAGGACCTGCCCGCCGATGTGCTCGCCCAGCTCGGCTCGCGCATCCAGCATCAGCTGCGCGCGCACACGCCGGACGACGCGAAGGCACTGCGCGCCGCGGTGCGCACCTACCCGACGAGCGGCTACGACCTCGAAGCGGTGCTCACGAGCCTCGGCATCGGCGAGGCCGTCGTGACCGTCATGGGCGAGCGCGGCGCGCCCACGCCCGTCGCCTGGACGCGGATGCGCGCCCCGCAGGGATCGATGGACCCGAGTCCGGAAGCCGCGCTGCGGCGGGCGGTCGAGTCGTCGAGCCTCCTCGGGCGCTACGGCACCGCCGTCGACCGCGAGTCGGCGCGCGAGATCCTCCAGGTGCGGCTGCGCAGCGCCGAGGAGGCTGCGCAGCGTGCGCGCGAGCTCGCCGAGGCAGAGGCGGAGGCCGCGCGACTCGAGCGCGAGGCGGCATCGCAGCGCGGTCGCTCGCGGGGGCGCTCGAGCGACCGCAGCGGCAGCCCGGTCACCGACTTCATCGGCTCGCGCACCGGCCAGACCATCCTCCGCGAGATCGTGCGCGGCGTCTTCGGCAACCGGCGCCGGTGAGCGCGCTGGAGCCGGGAGAGCGCTCCGACGCCGCGCTCTCCCCGCAGACCCGCAAGCTGCAGGTGCCCTACGCCCTGCTCGCCGCGACGGTCCTCCTCGTCATGGGGATCGCCGATCCGAGGGTGTGGTCGAATCCGTGGGCGTGGACGGCCGTCGGCATCCTCGCCGTCGCGACCATCATCGCCCTGATCGCGACGCGGCTGCCCGCCGGGAGCGGACGAGCGAGATCCGTCGTGCCGATGCTCGACCTCGCCGCGATCGCGGTGCTGCTCGTCGCCGCCAGCGCGCCGCGCACGCTCGCGCTCCTCGCCGTGCTGCCCGCCTTCTGGATCGGCATCGTCGCGGGCAGGCGGGGCATCGCGATCGTCGCAGCCGTGAGCGCGGTGATCGCCGCGATCCTCGGGGTGCACCTGGCCGGCGCGACGGGCACGCTGCTCACGGCGAACGCGGTCGGCACCGTGCTCATCCCGGCCTCGCTCATGGCCGCGGCGTGGTCTGCGCACTACTACGCTCGCCTCCTCGAGCGGCAGCAGCGCACGCTGCTCGAGCGAGAGCGCGAGCGCACCGAGGTCGCCCGGAAGGCCGCGGCCGACGCGACGCTCATCGACGCGGTGTTCGAGACCGCGCGCATCGGGCTCATGCTGCTCGACCCCGAGGGTCGCGTCGAGCGCGTCAATCCGACGATGCGCGACCATCCCGCGATGGCGGGAGGATCCGTCACGACGATGCTCGACGGCGCCCGGTTCCTCGAGATCGACACGCGACGACGCATCCGTCACTCGCGCACCCCGCTCGTGCGCGCCGCGCGCGGCGAGGCGTTCGACAACGTCGACTGCTGGATCGACCGGCCCGGCAGCGATCCCGTCGCCGTGCGGATGTCGTCCCGGCCGATCATGCTCGACGGCGAGTTCCGGGGCTCGATCGCCTCGATCGACGACGTCACGAACTACATGCGCATGCTCGAGGACCGCGACGACTTCGTCGCGCTCGTCTCGCACGAGCTGCGCACGCCGCTCACGTCGATCGCGGGCTACCTGGAGATCGCGCTCGACGAGGACCTGCCCGACGACCTCCGCGAGTGGCTCGAGACCGCGCAGCGCAACTCGAACCGATTGCGCGCGCTCGTCGAAGACCTGCTCGTGGTCGGCGAGATGAGCCGCGGCGAGGTGCAGCTGCAGGCGACCGAGGTCGACCTCCGCGCGCTCGCGACCGACGCCGTCGCCCTGCTCGACCACCGCGCGCGGCGCAAGCGCGTCTCGTTGCGGCTCGCCGACGGGGTCGGTGCGATGGTCGAGGGCGACGCTCGCCGGCTCAGCCAGGTCATCGAGAACCTCATCTCCAACGGCATCAAGTACACGCACGACGATGGCGACGTCGAGGTGCGGGTCGAGGTCGACGGGCAGGATGCCGTGCTCTCGGTGCGCGACGACGGTCCCGGCGTGCGGCCGGAGGAGGTGGAGCGGGTCTTCGAGCGCTTCTACCGCTCCGCCTCGGCGCGCGCGTCGCAGCTGCCCGGCGCGGGGCTCGGCCTGTGGATCTGCCGCATGA is a window of Agrococcus sp. Marseille-Q4369 DNA encoding:
- a CDS encoding helicase HerA-like domain-containing protein, encoding MSDELAQAQAALEAARKAQAEAEARIAAFEAERQRAAAAASPETVASTAAPLDEVAVDAVRAGYAFDGPALELGALLNGDPDPEARVRIPLAMLNRHALIAGATGTGKTKTLQLLAEQLSSAGVPVFAADIKGDLSGVATPGEPDSTLLARTAGIGQAWEPRAFPVECFSLGGRGIGVPIRATVLSFGPTLLAKVLGLNATQESSLAVVFAYADEQQLPLLDLEDLRELLLWLTGDGKPELRRLGGVSTQTAGVILRELTAFSEQGADVFFGEPEFDPQDLLRTSPDGSGVISLLELPDVASQPALFSTFLMWLLADLFEDLPEVGDLDKPKLVFFFDEAHLLFRDASKDFLAAIVQTVRLIRSKGVGIVFVTQSPKDLPADVLAQLGSRIQHQLRAHTPDDAKALRAAVRTYPTSGYDLEAVLTSLGIGEAVVTVMGERGAPTPVAWTRMRAPQGSMDPSPEAALRRAVESSSLLGRYGTAVDRESAREILQVRLRSAEEAAQRARELAEAEAEAARLEREAASQRGRSRGRSSDRSGSPVTDFIGSRTGQTILREIVRGVFGNRRR
- a CDS encoding ATP-binding protein, translated to MSALEPGERSDAALSPQTRKLQVPYALLAATVLLVMGIADPRVWSNPWAWTAVGILAVATIIALIATRLPAGSGRARSVVPMLDLAAIAVLLVAASAPRTLALLAVLPAFWIGIVAGRRGIAIVAAVSAVIAAILGVHLAGATGTLLTANAVGTVLIPASLMAAAWSAHYYARLLERQQRTLLERERERTEVARKAAADATLIDAVFETARIGLMLLDPEGRVERVNPTMRDHPAMAGGSVTTMLDGARFLEIDTRRRIRHSRTPLVRAARGEAFDNVDCWIDRPGSDPVAVRMSSRPIMLDGEFRGSIASIDDVTNYMRMLEDRDDFVALVSHELRTPLTSIAGYLEIALDEDLPDDLREWLETAQRNSNRLRALVEDLLVVGEMSRGEVQLQATEVDLRALATDAVALLDHRARRKRVSLRLADGVGAMVEGDARRLSQVIENLISNGIKYTHDDGDVEVRVEVDGQDAVLSVRDDGPGVRPEEVERVFERFYRSASARASQLPGAGLGLWICRMIVHAHGGSIAFSSEQGVGSVASFRLPRRA